ATGCGGGCTTCGATCTCGAGTCCGTTATTGGTGCCGAGATAAGCCTTCAGGCCGCCGTTGCCGACCAGCATTTGTTTGATTGCATCAAAGTTGAGTTGCCGCTCGGCAACCAGCGCGCAGAGTTCCAGGGTCGGCAGGGAGCCCGTCCGTTCCGGCGTGAACGGGCCTTCGCTCAAACCGTTTGTACAGTCAACGACCCGTCCATTTAAATGCGCTCCGATGGTAATTCCACCACCCATGTGAGCGACCACCAGACTGCACGCTTCATAATCCTTTTCCAGAATCGTCGCCGCCCTGCGCCCCGCCGCCTTGTGGCTTAAGGCATGAAAGGCGCAGCGTCGTTTGATTTCCGGAAGCCCGCTGAAGCGGGCCGGGGGAGCAAATTCGTCCGTGGAAGGAGGGTCCATCGTATAGGCTGCAATTTGGTTGTCCCGGGCCAGGGTGAACGCCAGCAGCGGTCCCAGAGAAGAGGGATGGCGTCCATAACGACCCGAGGAGAGGTCTTCGCACATGGCTTCATTGATCTGAAAGACAGCGGCCGGTCCGGGTTTTTGCAGCCCTCCCCGGGCAACCACCAATCTCAGCTTTTCCGGTCCGGCGTGATGTTGTCGCAGAAATCGACCGATTCGCTCTTGCAGGCGTTTCGCCAGCCGGCTGAAACCTTCATCGCTGTACAATTCACGGTGGTCGTGAATTTCGAGAGGCAGGGTTGAAGCTTTGGGGGACGCGCCATCCATTTTGTCCAGGACCAGTTTAAGCGTCGTTGAGCCGACGTTAATTGCCAGAATCATAACCACCCCGTTGCTTGGTTTTTTTATAAAAATTATTGGCAATCAGGCCGAGGGTTATTTCCGCGACTCTTTCGGAAACCGTCAATGGTGTAGAGTTTAACAGCAAATGGCGATCCGCCGAAAGCAGTACGCCGATAGTCGGTACCTTGCCGATGTATTTAAGAAAGGTGGCGAAAAAGTAGGCGCTGTTGGTGTCGGGGAAGATATAGGAGTCGAAACTCCCGGAGTTTTTACTTTCCACCCCCTTGCGCTGGGCCGCGACTTTGCTCAAGGCGCAATCGATGTCCAAGGGGCCGGAAACTTCCAGAAAATTGCCGAACTGTTGCCGAACCGACATCTGCGCCAAGACGGCGGCGCTGATCGTCGCCGGCAGCTTGGGATTGACGGTCTCAATCGGAGCCAGGGCGGCGGCCTGAATCCGGCGTTTGAGAAGATGTCTCATGAAGGGACCGACGACG
The Pseudomonadota bacterium genome window above contains:
- the buk gene encoding butyrate kinase, with amino-acid sequence MILAINVGSTTLKLVLDKMDGASPKASTLPLEIHDHRELYSDEGFSRLAKRLQERIGRFLRQHHAGPEKLRLVVARGGLQKPGPAAVFQINEAMCEDLSSGRYGRHPSSLGPLLAFTLARDNQIAAYTMDPPSTDEFAPPARFSGLPEIKRRCAFHALSHKAAGRRAATILEKDYEACSLVVAHMGGGITIGAHLNGRVVDCTNGLSEGPFTPERTGSLPTLELCALVAERQLNFDAIKQMLVGNGGLKAYLGTNNGLEIEARIKQGDQPAREVFEALSYQIAKEVGAMATVLQGACDAVVLTGGLAKSQFLLDNLRPRISFLGRILVFPEDEEMRSLCERGREILAQRLPITSYA